A region of Lycium barbarum isolate Lr01 chromosome 3, ASM1917538v2, whole genome shotgun sequence DNA encodes the following proteins:
- the LOC132632954 gene encoding NAP1-related protein 2-like isoform X2: MGAEKKQKMVEEEIGIDGKLVISVEKLQELQDDLEKINEKASDEVLEIEQKYNHIRQPVYDKRNDIIKAIPDFWLTAFLSHPVLGELLTDEDHKIFKFLSSVEVEDSKDVKSGYTITFNFNPNPYFENTKLWKTYTFLEDGPTKITASTIQWTEGRGIPNGVGHEKKGNKRPLAEESFFSWFSEVNQKGDGEDDEDVFLEIQDEVAELIKDDLWPNPLTYFNNDPDEEDLEDDEGGDEYEKEEETIEGMG, encoded by the exons ATGGGGGCAGAGAAGAAGCAGAAAATGGTAGAGGAGGAAATAGGCATTGATGGGAAGCTTGTTATCTCCGTTGAAAAATTGCAAGAGTTACAAGACGACCTCGAAAAG ATTAATGAGAAAGCAAGTGATGAAGTGTTGGAAATTGAACAAAAGTACAATCATATCCGCCAGCCAGTCTATGATAAGCGAAATGATATCATTAAAGCTATTCCTGACTTCTGGTTGACGGCT TTCTTGAGTCATCCTGTTCTTGGGGAACTTCTAACTGACGAGGACCATAAG ATTTTCAAGTTTCTAAGTTCGGTCGAAGTGGAAGACTCTAAGGATGTGAAATCGGGTTATACAATCACGTTT AACTTTAACCCAAATCCTTATTTTGAAAATACAAAGCTATGGAAGACCTATACCTTCCTTGAAGATGGACCTACAAAAATTACTGCTTCAACAATTCAATGGACGGAAGGCAGG GGCATTCCTAATGGAGTTGGTcatgagaagaaaggaaacaagCGACCCCTTGCTGAGGAAAG CTTCTTTAGCTGGTTCAGTGAAGTCAATCAGAAGGGAGATGGTGAAGACGACGAGGATGTGTTTctggagattcaagatgaa GTTGCTGAGCTAATCAAGGATGACTTGTGGCCGAACCCTCTAACTTATTTTAACAAT GATCCTGATGAAGAAGATCTTGAAGATGACGAAGGTGGTGATGAG TATGAAAAAGAGGAAGAGACTATCGAGGGAATGGGGTGA
- the LOC132632954 gene encoding NAP1-related protein 2-like isoform X1 has translation MGAEKKQKMVEEEIGIDGKLVISVEKLQELQDDLEKINEKASDEVLEIEQKYNHIRQPVYDKRNDIIKAIPDFWLTAFLSHPVLGELLTDEDHKIFKFLSSVEVEDSKDVKSGYTITFNFNPNPYFENTKLWKTYTFLEDGPTKITASTIQWTEGRGIPNGVGHEKKGNKRPLAEESFFSWFSEVNQKGDGEDDEDVFLEIQDEVAELIKDDLWPNPLTYFNNDPDEEDLEDDEGGDEGKDSEGSDDDEDQDDEEEDGDE, from the exons ATGGGGGCAGAGAAGAAGCAGAAAATGGTAGAGGAGGAAATAGGCATTGATGGGAAGCTTGTTATCTCCGTTGAAAAATTGCAAGAGTTACAAGACGACCTCGAAAAG ATTAATGAGAAAGCAAGTGATGAAGTGTTGGAAATTGAACAAAAGTACAATCATATCCGCCAGCCAGTCTATGATAAGCGAAATGATATCATTAAAGCTATTCCTGACTTCTGGTTGACGGCT TTCTTGAGTCATCCTGTTCTTGGGGAACTTCTAACTGACGAGGACCATAAG ATTTTCAAGTTTCTAAGTTCGGTCGAAGTGGAAGACTCTAAGGATGTGAAATCGGGTTATACAATCACGTTT AACTTTAACCCAAATCCTTATTTTGAAAATACAAAGCTATGGAAGACCTATACCTTCCTTGAAGATGGACCTACAAAAATTACTGCTTCAACAATTCAATGGACGGAAGGCAGG GGCATTCCTAATGGAGTTGGTcatgagaagaaaggaaacaagCGACCCCTTGCTGAGGAAAG CTTCTTTAGCTGGTTCAGTGAAGTCAATCAGAAGGGAGATGGTGAAGACGACGAGGATGTGTTTctggagattcaagatgaa GTTGCTGAGCTAATCAAGGATGACTTGTGGCCGAACCCTCTAACTTATTTTAACAAT GATCCTGATGAAGAAGATCTTGAAGATGACGAAGGTGGTGATGAG GGAAAAGACAGTGAAGGCTCTGACGATGATGAGGACCAAGATGACGAGGAGGAGGATGGGGATGAATGA